The genome window GAATGTAGAAGAACCTGAACATGACGGCACTGCTGAATGGAATGCATTTTGGGATCCTGAAGCAGTAAAGGTCGTCTGGGATAGTAAAATTAAAATTGATCTTGTTGCACTTGAAAGTACAAACATGGTGCCATTGACATTAGATATCCGCGACAAATGGGCTGCTGAACGGACAGATTTAGGAATTGACTTCGTTGGCCAATGTTATGCGATGGTTCCACCACTTGTACATTTTCAAACGAATTCAACCTACTTCCTATGGGATGTCTTAACGACAGCAACAATTGGTGATGAAGGCCTTGTGAAGAAAAAAGAAGTGAAATCCGTTGTGCATGCAGATGGACCAAGTCAAGGGAAGACAGAGCTATCAGCAGATGGACGAGCAGTTCAATTAGTATACGAAGCAGATCGTGACCGATTCTTTAATTATCTTACCGATTTGGCAAGAGAGAATTAAAGGAGGGTTAATATTGCAGCGAATAATTATTGATACAGATACAGCTGGGGACGATACAATCGCTCTGTTAACTGCACTCCACCATTTTAAAGTTGAAGGGGTAACGATTACAGGGGGAAATGTTGATTTTAATCAAGAGGTAGAAAATGCACTCTATACAATCGAAGTGTTCAATCCAGATTATGATGTTCCTGTTTATAAAGGATACGAGGGACCTGTTCTGAATTGGAATGAGGGCGGCCATTTGACTGTAGAAGATGTACATGGAAGTGACGGGATGGGTGATTCCTTCTTTCCAAAAGCAAAACAGCGTCCAAAGGAAAAGCATGCCATTGACTTTATTATTGAAACTGTGAAGGCAAACCCAGGTGAGATAGCATTGCTTGCAATTGCGCCGTTAACAAATATCGCGATGGCAATCAAGAAGGATCCAACAATTGCGAAGGATATTCCCCATATTTATGTTATGGGCGGCACAAATAATTCATTGGGGAATATTACTGCAGCAGCAGAGTATAATTTCTATGTAGATCCAGAAGCCGCGAAGATTGTGCTACACTCCGGAATCCCAATTACAATGGTTGGCTGGGATATGTGTACTAATTATTCGATAATGACGGATCAGGATCATAAGGAAATTGAACAATTAGCAACTTCGAGATCAGGATTTTTCACTGATATTAATCGTGTCGTTATGAAGTTTAACAAAGAAGTCCATAAAATAAATGGCACAACACATCCTGATACATTATTAGTTGCAATTGCTGCAAACGAAAAACTGATGACCTCTTCTCATCATTATTATGTAGATATTGAAACAAAAGGGGAACTGACAAAGGGTTACAGTATGGTTGATATTAATAATCGCAGTGGGAAGTCTCCGAATGTTCGTGTATGTGAAAAGGTGGATAGAGAGGGCTTTAAAGAAGTATTGCTCCAGGTATTAAAAGGGTAGTAAAACTGTATTCTATCTGAAAACTCAAGCATAACAGAAAAAAAGAACAAAACCTATTGACATTCTAGTAACTTCTAGCGATAATAGTATCAATTATAGCTGAACGTTGATGAGGAATAGTATGCAGAAGTTGTTTTGACCAGAGAGTGGAATTTATAAGCTGAAAGATTCCGCCATAAACAAGCTGCAGAACCTACCTTCAGAGTCCCATGCCAACACATGGGCGCTCCCTAGCGTTACGGGGTAAAGTGGAATGTTTCATACATTCAATAACGGTGGTACCGCGGAAGTAAAGCTCTTTCGTCCTTTAATAAGGGACGAATGGGCTTTTTTTGTATATTTATTTTACGTTGGCTGTTTTTGTAGTAAGCAAAGTATAGACTTGGGGGTATCGGAGGATGGCAAAAGAACGAATCGTTGTCAAAATTGGCAGTAGTTCATTAACAAATGATAAGGGTGAAATCGATCAAGCTAAATTGATGGATCATGTTCAGGCAATTGCTGCATTAAGAATGGCAAAGCATGAAGTCATCTTAGTATCATCAGGAGCTGTTGCGGCTGGATTTGCTCGTCTCGGTTATTCCTCCAGACCAGTTACCCTTAAAGGAAAGCAAGCCGCAGCAGCAGTAGGGCAAAGCCTTCTTATTCAAACGTATATCGAGAAATTCAGTCCTTTTAACATTACACCAGCCCAGCTTTTATTAACCCGTTCAGACTTTTCTAATCAAGAACGTTATCAAAATGCCTTTGCAACAATTAACGAGCTTTTAGAACGAGGGATATTACCGATTATTAATGAAAATGATACGGTTTCAGTAGAGGAATTGACATTTGGCGATAATGATATGCTTTCTGCTCTAGTTAGTGGCTTTGTTCATGCGAATCAGCTGATTATATTAACAGATATAAATGGAATTTACGATGGAAATCCAAAATCAAATCCCGAAGCGAAGAAAATACATTATATAAAAGAGATAACGGATGAAATGATAGCTGTGACAGATGCAACTGGATCGAAGGTTGGAACAGGTGGGATGAAGTCGAAGCTTCTCGCAGCGAAAACAGCTGTATCCCTCGGTGTCCCTGTTTTTATTGGGACTGGAACCGGCGACGATAAATTAATTGAAGTGCTCGATGGTAAAGGGAATGGAACGTATATTGCGAAACATAACTTTGGAACAATTAATACGAGAAAACAATGGATTGCACTACATTCAGAATCTGTTGGCAAGCTTTATATCGATAATGGTGCAGAGGAAGCAATTTTATTCAATGGGAAAAGTCTTTTATCAGCCGGTGTAATAGAGGTAAAAGGTACCTTTACTAAAGGGGATGTAGTAGAGGTATTCGGTACCAAGGGATTTTTAGGTAAAGGGCAAGTAAAGTGTTCTTCAAATGATTTGCAGCTAGACATTGACTCGCGGGGAGTAGAAACATTGGAAATACCGATTCCTTCGACCGAAGTCATTCATCGAGATGCATGGGTAGAATCAAGAGAAATGAAGGAGGAATTGACATGAGTGAGGTATTAGAAAAAGGGAAAGCAGCAAAAATGGCAAGCTATCAAATGACAGGCTTATCAACGGAAGAAAAGAACACTGCACTAGCATTGATTGCCGAACAAATCGTTGCCGATCAAGCATTTATTCTAGAAGAAAACAATAAGGATATTGAGACTGGAAAAGAAAGAGGACTTTCAAATGCGGTACTTGATCGAATTATGCTAACTGAAGAGAGAATCCAGGGAATGGCAGATGGAGTTAACCAAGTAACGAAGCTAGTTGATCCGATTGGTGACACTCTGGAAAAGATCGAAAAGGATAATGGCATTCATATTGAAAAGCAACGGGTGCCACTTGGAGTCGTAGGTATGATTTATGAAGCAAGGCCAAATGTGACAATCGATGCAGCCGCACTTACATTGAAAACCGGTAATGCGGTGATTTTAAGGGGAAGTTCATCTGCACGATTCTCGAATATTGCGCTTATCTCTTCCATACATCGTGCTTTGGAGAAGAGTAGTGTTACTACGGATGCTATTCAATTAATTGAAGACACAAATCGAGAGACAGCAAAAGAGCTATTCACGTTAAACGACTATTTGGATGTATTGATTCCTAGAGGCGGAAAGAATTTAATCGATACGGTTGTTCGTGAAGCAACAGTCCCTGTTATTCAAACAGGTGCAGGAAACTGTCATATTTTTATTGATGAGTCTGCAGAGCAAACCATGGCAGAGAAAATAGTCTTAAATGCAAAATTACAGCGTCCATCTGTTTGTAATGCGATTGAAACGGTATTAATCCATCCCGTTTGGTTTGAACAAAATGGAATGGAATTACTTAAAGCACTCAGAGAGCATGAAGTAGAAATTTATGGAGATGGGACTATTCACAACGCATTCCCTGATTCAAAATTAGCAACAGAGGAAGACTGGTATACAGAATATCTTGGACTTTCGGTTAGTATTAAAATTGTAGAATCAGTTGAAGCAGCTATTCTCCATATTAATAAATATGGCACGAAGCATTCGGAAGCAATAATTACGAATGATGATCGACATGCAGCAATGTTCTTGCAAAATGTAGATGCAGCAGCGGTTTATCACAATGCTTCAACTAGGTTCACTGATGGGTTCGAATTTGGCTATGGTGCAGAAATCGGTATAAGCACACAAAAGCTCCATGCTAGAGGACCGATGGGACTGCACGCATTAACCTCGACAAAGTATTTCATTAAAGGAACAGGGCAAGTTAGAAGATAAGGCAAGCTCGATAAGCAGATAAGGGATTATTCCTTTATCTGCTTATTAATTTTAAGTGTGAATTTTCATTCATTGTAGTGCATTATATTTGTTTTCCATTTTCAATTTATGTTATGTTGACTCTATACTTAATGGGATTAAACATATTTTTACTTTTAAAGGTTAATCTAACGATAGAAAGGGAGTATTTAGATGTCAAACAATTTTTATGAAAAAGGCCATGCAAGTCATTTAAAAATGGTGAAAGATTTAGCTCCAGAGCAAATGAAAGCATTCTCTGAGTTTGATAGTGCAGTATTCCAAGAGGGCGCGTTGACGAAGAAGGAGAAGGAAATTATCGCTGTATCAATTGCACATGTTACGGAATGCCCGTACTGCATTGATTCCCACACGAAGAAAGCGAAAGCAGCAGGTGCAAGCCTAGGAGAATTAGCAGAAGCAGTATTCGTTGTTGCTGCGCTTGAAGCTGGTGGAGTTGTAACACATAGCACACATATTCATAATGCGAAAGAAGCAGATGCATCAGACGTACTTTATGCAAGATCTAACCTTAAACAGCTCGGTAATTTAAGTAAGTACGCTCCAAATGGCTTTAAAGGGTATTCTGCCTTTAATACCGCAGCAACAAAAGAAGGAAAACTAACTACACAATTCAAAGAAATCATTGCTGTAGCAGTAGCTGTTGCGACACAATGTCCATATTGCATCGATGTGCATTCTAAAAATGCAGAAAAGAATGGTGCAACTAATGAGCAAATAGCAGAAGCGGTATTAGTTTCATCTGTACTAAAAGCTGGCGGAGCCTATGCTCATATGGCAAACATGATCCAAAGCTATAATGAATAGAGTAAAATGATCCGGAATATTAGCATTTGTAATAAAATGATAATTGAAAATCGACCTATTAACTTAATTGTTTGGTAGGTCGATTTATCTGTTTTAGGCGAATATAAAACATGTAGTTTAGAAGTGGAGTTCAAAGGTAATAGTTACATAGCATCATGCCAATTACATAGAAATTAAATGAGGGAGTTAATCAATGATTCGATTTGAAGATGTCGCAAAGCAATATCAGGATGATACATTTGCAGTAAAGTCGCTTAATTTAGAAGTTAAAAAGGGGGAATTCTTTGTTCTTATTGGTCCGAGTGGATCAGGAAAAACAACAACACTCAAAATGATTAATCGATTAATACCATTAACTGACGGAACCATTTATATTGCAGATAAACGAATTAGCGATTACGACATTAATGAATTGCGCTGGAATATTGGCTACGTCCTTCAGCAAATTGCGCTTTTCCCACATATGACAATTGAGGAAAATATCGCCGTAGTACCGGAGTTAATTAAGTGGGATAAAGAAAGAATAAAAAATCGTGTTACAGAGCTTTTAGATATGGTAGGATTGGATCCTAGTATTTACCGTAAAAGGAAGCCAAAAGAATTATCAGGTGGGGAACAGCAAAGAATTGGCGTAATCCGTGCACTTGCAGCTGACCCAGAAATAATCTTAATGGATGAACCATTTAGTGCGCTTGACCCTATTACAAGAGAGAAACTACAGGACGATATTTTAGCGCTCCAACGAAAGATTAATAAAACAATCGTGTTTGTTACTCATGATATGAAAGAAGCGTTGAAATTAGGTGATCGTATTTGTGTTATGAAAAATGGAAAGATGGAACAGGTTGGCACACCTGAAGAATTATTAGATCAGCCAGCAAATGACTTTATATTAAATTTTGTTGGTGAAGGAAAGAAACTCCATAACGAAAGAGTCAAACTAGAAAAAATCGCTAAACCATATGGCGATGATATCAAAATCGAAAATCTAGCAGATTCGATCCCTGAAACCGCAACAATTAAATCGATTCTTGAGCGACTAGCAACGGAGGAACAACTTCCAGTCGAAAAAAATGGTGAAATTATCGGGGTGATAAATAGAGAAATTCTTATTCAATATTTATCTGATCAGTTGAATGAAAGAGGTCAGGCACATGAATAATTTACTAACTACTTTTCAGGAGAGACAGGGACAGCTAGCTGCTACACTGCTTGAACATATTGAAATCTCATTTATTGCACTGTTTCTAGCAGTTATCATTGCGATTCCACTTGGTATTTATTTAACTAAAAAGCCGAAATTGGCAGAATACATTATTGGTATTACAGCTGTTCTGCAAACGATACCTTCTTTAGCGCTACTTGGTTTATTAATTCCGTTGGTAGGAATTGGTAAGTTACCTGCAGTTATTGCACTTGTGATTTATGCATTGTTGCCGATTGTAAGGAATACATATACAGGGATTAAGGAAGTGGACCAATCCTTAGTTGAAGCAGCTACAGCGATGGGGATGAATA of Oceanobacillus zhaokaii contains these proteins:
- a CDS encoding nucleoside hydrolase; protein product: MQRIIIDTDTAGDDTIALLTALHHFKVEGVTITGGNVDFNQEVENALYTIEVFNPDYDVPVYKGYEGPVLNWNEGGHLTVEDVHGSDGMGDSFFPKAKQRPKEKHAIDFIIETVKANPGEIALLAIAPLTNIAMAIKKDPTIAKDIPHIYVMGGTNNSLGNITAAAEYNFYVDPEAAKIVLHSGIPITMVGWDMCTNYSIMTDQDHKEIEQLATSRSGFFTDINRVVMKFNKEVHKINGTTHPDTLLVAIAANEKLMTSSHHYYVDIETKGELTKGYSMVDINNRSGKSPNVRVCEKVDREGFKEVLLQVLKG
- the proB gene encoding glutamate 5-kinase, translating into MAKERIVVKIGSSSLTNDKGEIDQAKLMDHVQAIAALRMAKHEVILVSSGAVAAGFARLGYSSRPVTLKGKQAAAAVGQSLLIQTYIEKFSPFNITPAQLLLTRSDFSNQERYQNAFATINELLERGILPIINENDTVSVEELTFGDNDMLSALVSGFVHANQLIILTDINGIYDGNPKSNPEAKKIHYIKEITDEMIAVTDATGSKVGTGGMKSKLLAAKTAVSLGVPVFIGTGTGDDKLIEVLDGKGNGTYIAKHNFGTINTRKQWIALHSESVGKLYIDNGAEEAILFNGKSLLSAGVIEVKGTFTKGDVVEVFGTKGFLGKGQVKCSSNDLQLDIDSRGVETLEIPIPSTEVIHRDAWVESREMKEELT
- a CDS encoding glutamate-5-semialdehyde dehydrogenase — protein: MSEVLEKGKAAKMASYQMTGLSTEEKNTALALIAEQIVADQAFILEENNKDIETGKERGLSNAVLDRIMLTEERIQGMADGVNQVTKLVDPIGDTLEKIEKDNGIHIEKQRVPLGVVGMIYEARPNVTIDAAALTLKTGNAVILRGSSSARFSNIALISSIHRALEKSSVTTDAIQLIEDTNRETAKELFTLNDYLDVLIPRGGKNLIDTVVREATVPVIQTGAGNCHIFIDESAEQTMAEKIVLNAKLQRPSVCNAIETVLIHPVWFEQNGMELLKALREHEVEIYGDGTIHNAFPDSKLATEEDWYTEYLGLSVSIKIVESVEAAILHINKYGTKHSEAIITNDDRHAAMFLQNVDAAAVYHNASTRFTDGFEFGYGAEIGISTQKLHARGPMGLHALTSTKYFIKGTGQVRR
- a CDS encoding carboxymuconolactone decarboxylase family protein — encoded protein: MSNNFYEKGHASHLKMVKDLAPEQMKAFSEFDSAVFQEGALTKKEKEIIAVSIAHVTECPYCIDSHTKKAKAAGASLGELAEAVFVVAALEAGGVVTHSTHIHNAKEADASDVLYARSNLKQLGNLSKYAPNGFKGYSAFNTAATKEGKLTTQFKEIIAVAVAVATQCPYCIDVHSKNAEKNGATNEQIAEAVLVSSVLKAGGAYAHMANMIQSYNE
- a CDS encoding ABC transporter ATP-binding protein, with amino-acid sequence MIRFEDVAKQYQDDTFAVKSLNLEVKKGEFFVLIGPSGSGKTTTLKMINRLIPLTDGTIYIADKRISDYDINELRWNIGYVLQQIALFPHMTIEENIAVVPELIKWDKERIKNRVTELLDMVGLDPSIYRKRKPKELSGGEQQRIGVIRALAADPEIILMDEPFSALDPITREKLQDDILALQRKINKTIVFVTHDMKEALKLGDRICVMKNGKMEQVGTPEELLDQPANDFILNFVGEGKKLHNERVKLEKIAKPYGDDIKIENLADSIPETATIKSILERLATEEQLPVEKNGEIIGVINREILIQYLSDQLNERGQAHE